The DNA region AAGTATTAGAGCGTACTTCTACTATTGAAAAACAAAAAGTGCTGCTCGAAGATGAAAAGCAAAAAAGTGAGTCTCTCATACTAAATATTTTGCCTGATGAAATTGTTGCCGAATTAAAAAACAATGGAAAATCTAAACCCCGTCGTCATGAAAGCGTAACCATCATGTTTACTGATTTTGAAAAATTTACCATGATGTCTGAAAAATTGACTCCGGAAGAAATTGTTGAAATTGTGGATCATCATTATAAAGGCTTCGATAAAATCATTGAAAAATATAAAATTGAAAAAATCAAAACGATGGGAGATGCTTACATGTGTGTAAGTGGTTTGCCGCGTTTCAATGAAGAACATGCTGCAAATGCAATAAAAGCAGCCATTGAAATTCTAGAATTTGTAAATGAATATAACCAACAAAGGGAACTTCAAAATTTACCCTACTGTCAAATTCGGATCGGACTCCATACTGGTCCTGTTGTGGCGGGTGTTGTAGGTCTTTATAAATTTGCTTACGATATCTGGGGAGATTCTGTCAACACGGCATCCAGAATGCAAAGTGTGGGTGAACCCGGAAAAATAAATATTTCATCCACTACTTACGAACTGGTTAAAAATCAATTTGAATGCACCCATCGTGGAAAAATTAAAGTAAAATACAAGGATGAATTAGATATGTACTTTGTTGATAATTCTAAATATTAGTATTCAATTTCAAAAGAATAAATATGGCAACTTCTAAATGGACCGATGAATTACTGGACAGGATGCGTCATCAAGGCGATCCCCTGGCAGACCGGGCAGCAAAATTGTTATGGGAAAATCGCAACAGCAAGGAAATACTTGAAGAATTAAGAATTATCAGTCGAAATCACCATGTAAATAACTTAAAAAATGTCAAACCACTTCTTGATTATTTTCAGGAAACGGAAAATGTTAAAGTGAGTCCTGAAGAAATTGAAGCATTTCGAATTTCTGCCAAACTATTTAATAATTATGGCTTTCGGTTTTGTGGCTTATTGTTTTTTAAAGCTTTGCCAACCGGTTATATGTGTCCAAAACCAGGACATGTTTTAGAAAGCACCAAACTGTTGGTAAATTATGCGGCACGACGCGTAATGGAAACAGCGCAATTTGTATTTGCTGTCAATAATGCAAATTGGTACCAATCCGGAAATCCAGGTTTAGAATCTATACAAAGAGTACGCTTAATGCATGCGGGCATGCGTATGGCTCTGTTAAATGACTCACGGCCTGATAAAAAATGGAACATGGAATTAGGTGTTCCTATTAACCAGGAAGATTTGTGTTTGACAAATCACTTGTTCTCGTTAGCAATGATTGATGGACTGGATCAAATGGGTGTGCATCTTACTAACGAAGAGCGCAATGCCATTTTTATAACCTGGCAACGCATCGGTCAAAGCATGGGAATTAGTCCTGAATTGTATTCCAACAACATGGAAGATGGCATGGACCAATTTAAAACCATCCTTAAACGTCAATCCGCTGCTGAAAACCCTGATGGACCCATCCTGACTAAGGCCTTGCTCGAAAGCATGAATGAATTGCTAAGAACTAATATTTCATTAGAGCGCTTAGAAGATCTAACCATTTATTTTTTAGACGATAAAAGGAGTTGGAAATCACTTGGCATGCATAAACCAACAATATTTGATCGGATTTTTGATGCCATCGTTCATTTTTTAACCTCACTCAAAATCTGGCAATGGATTTTCAATCATAACAACAGTTCGATTAAAGGAGGATGGTTTACCCGAATAATAAATTATTTCCTGGCCAAACGATTTAACCTTGAAGAACATTTAAGCCGGTATCCAAAAACCAACTTATTAGAATCAATAACTAAAATCATCCTGGTAGAATTGTCAAAAAAGGATTTACAGAATCCAACTTCTCCTAACTCCGGTGTCGATACATTAGTGCCAGGTAAAAAATTCTTTATGTCAGACGAACTCTATAAAGAATGGGATCTGGGATCTTATGAAATGGATATCAATCCAAAAGATTTATAAATATATACATCGCACACAAATAAAACGACTTATTCTACATGAGTAAAGCAATATCTAAATGAACATCAGTAAATTAAAAAATTATCTGACGGCTAAACTCAAATCAGACTTGCCAAAAAATCTGACATACCATGGTTTACATCATACCATGGAAGTGTTGGATGTTTGCAATCAATATATCAAGCGTTTGCATATTTCTGCGGAGGATGCCTATTTACTACGCACCGCTGCCCTCATCCACGATATTGGTATTATGTGGACTTACAATGGCCATGAAGAAGCATCTGTACGATATTCAAAAGAAATTTTACCAGCATTCGGATATTCCAAAACTGACCTTGCTAAAATTGAACGCATGATATTAGCCACTCAGATTCCTCAAAAACCTAAAAATATATTGGAGAAAATAATTTGCGATGCAGATTTAGATTACCTGGGTACTAAAAACTTTTATAAAACAGGGGAAACGCTTTTCAAAGAATTTATAGCGTATAAAGTTATTGCAAATGAAAAGGAATGGGATGCACTTCAAATTCGCTTTCTAACCAATCACCACTACCATACAGACTTTGCAATTAAAAACAGAGAACCTTTAAAACAGAAATTTTTACAGGAGCTTAAAACCAAGTGGAATATTGCTTGATATTTGCTACATGTATCACAAATTGTCGCCTTCATAAACTTGTTCTTTCAACTGGTTTAGTTCTAATATAAAATCAAATCGACATTCGATTCATTTGTAGATAACTAAAATCTAAGTGGTCTCATAATAATTGAGATCCTTTGCAAAACTCTCTTTAAGATACCAGGTCGATAAGGCACTTAATAGCAAACAAGTAAGTCCTACAACCCAGCTTGCAAACGATATATTGTATTGACCCATTAAATAGTTAAACGATAGTGTAATGGGAATTACTGCCCCTCTTACAAAATTTGGTACCGTTGTCGTAACTGTAGCTCGGATATTGGTGCCAAATTGCTCTGACGCTACGCTTACAAAAAGTGCCCAAAATCCGGTAGCAATCCCTAGCATAAAACTTAAAAAATAAAATTGTTGCGAACTGATTCCCCGCACATTTAAATAAATTAGCATTAAAATAAATGTAAGGAATAAATAAGTAAAAATAACCTTTCGCCTGCTTCGCCAAACCTGACTCAACCACCCGGAAATAAAATCACCAATAGACAATCCAATATAGGAATACATGATTGCATCCCCTGTTGAAATTGGATCCGCAACTTGCATGGTTGCAGCAAATTTAGCGGAAAACTTTACCAATATTCCAATTACAAACCAAACCGGCAGGCCTATTAAAATACATGCCAGATATTTAAAGAAAATAGCTCGCTTTTGAAACAACATTAAAAAATTACCCTTCTTGATATACTTTTCGTCCCGAAGCTTTTCAAACAATCCACTTTCAAAAGTACCAATTCTGAAAACCAATAAAACCAAACCTAAAACTCCTCCTACAATATAAGAAATTTGCCAATCCCATTGTTTCGCTACCAAATTTCCTGCAACCGCTCCTAATGCGCCTGCCGAAACAACGATCATGGTGCCCCAACCTCTGTTTTCCTTGTCGATGATCTCTGAAATTAAAGTAATAGCCGCTCCTAATTCACCACTCAATCCAAACCCCGCGATCAATCGTACAAATTGGTATTGGTGAATATCGGTTACATACGCATTTGCAATATTTGCTAACGAATAAATCAAAATGGAAGAAAATAAAATTGATTTGCGACCAATCTTATCTCCCAAAATTCCAAACACTACACCACCAAGTAACATGCCTCCCATTTGCCATAAAAATAAAATATAATCATAGCGTATGACATCTTCCGGAGATAAGCCCAAACCTTTTTCCAATGACTCTTTTCCAATGATATTAAATAATTGCAAGTCGTATATATCAACAAAATAACCCAAAGCAGCTACCAATACCGGAATATTGAACAGGATACTTCTTAATTTACTTTTTTGATGCTGCATTACGTATAGATTTGTTTTTATAAAATTTGTTCACCCTTTAAAACTAAAAATTTATAAGCTTGGAAAATCTTCCTTCAAGAGACAATATATTAAACTATCTAGAAACTGTCCATTATAAAAATAATTTTCTCTGAAATAAGCTTCTTGAATAAATCCATGATGCTCCAA from Saprospiraceae bacterium includes:
- a CDS encoding MFS transporter, with the protein product MQHQKSKLRSILFNIPVLVAALGYFVDIYDLQLFNIIGKESLEKGLGLSPEDVIRYDYILFLWQMGGMLLGGVVFGILGDKIGRKSILFSSILIYSLANIANAYVTDIHQYQFVRLIAGFGLSGELGAAITLISEIIDKENRGWGTMIVVSAGALGAVAGNLVAKQWDWQISYIVGGVLGLVLLVFRIGTFESGLFEKLRDEKYIKKGNFLMLFQKRAIFFKYLACILIGLPVWFVIGILVKFSAKFAATMQVADPISTGDAIMYSYIGLSIGDFISGWLSQVWRSRRKVIFTYLFLTFILMLIYLNVRGISSQQFYFLSFMLGIATGFWALFVSVASEQFGTNIRATVTTTVPNFVRGAVIPITLSFNYLMGQYNISFASWVVGLTCLLLSALSTWYLKESFAKDLNYYETT
- a CDS encoding HD domain-containing protein, with protein sequence MNISKLKNYLTAKLKSDLPKNLTYHGLHHTMEVLDVCNQYIKRLHISAEDAYLLRTAALIHDIGIMWTYNGHEEASVRYSKEILPAFGYSKTDLAKIERMILATQIPQKPKNILEKIICDADLDYLGTKNFYKTGETLFKEFIAYKVIANEKEWDALQIRFLTNHHYHTDFAIKNREPLKQKFLQELKTKWNIA
- a CDS encoding DUF2236 domain-containing protein — encoded protein: MATSKWTDELLDRMRHQGDPLADRAAKLLWENRNSKEILEELRIISRNHHVNNLKNVKPLLDYFQETENVKVSPEEIEAFRISAKLFNNYGFRFCGLLFFKALPTGYMCPKPGHVLESTKLLVNYAARRVMETAQFVFAVNNANWYQSGNPGLESIQRVRLMHAGMRMALLNDSRPDKKWNMELGVPINQEDLCLTNHLFSLAMIDGLDQMGVHLTNEERNAIFITWQRIGQSMGISPELYSNNMEDGMDQFKTILKRQSAAENPDGPILTKALLESMNELLRTNISLERLEDLTIYFLDDKRSWKSLGMHKPTIFDRIFDAIVHFLTSLKIWQWIFNHNNSSIKGGWFTRIINYFLAKRFNLEEHLSRYPKTNLLESITKIILVELSKKDLQNPTSPNSGVDTLVPGKKFFMSDELYKEWDLGSYEMDINPKDL